CGCCACACTAGCATTGAGATATTTATGTCTACAATACGCGCCGCACtgaataatgaagaaaacgTAGATGCATGACTCGCAGCGTAAATCTTCGTTGTATCGAAGGTTCGGCAGACTCCCGCTAAGCGCTATTGGCGCTACATTTTGACTAAGATAATGCCTCACGGCGCCGCAGATTTCAAACTTTATTAGCGACGATTCATTTTGCATGAAGATGAGGTTGAGCCAGCCGAGAGATGTTGACGTGAATTTCCAATGTGTGGTATTATTTCGAAGCGATCATTATCCGTATCTTCCGGTGTAGCAGATCAGGACGCGATCTCTAGTACCGACACAATTGACTGACAAACCGACAACAGAGATCAGAGCTATGAAGGCACGGATGCCTAATGTCAGTTAGTTGGTGCAGGAACGATTCGAGGTGCGTTGGTCTCTGGAACGCATGTCTTATGGTTTCGGATATCAGCTGGGATTGTGTTGATGtgtcaaaatcaaaaattaggGTTcggtatttaaaatttaaaatgccAGTTGTTAATCTTTTGGAGCTggatataaaaaaagttttcgaggGTCATACGATTAAGGAAGTCGAAcagatacagaaaaaaattcaaaatgaaagCGAACGAAAGAAAGTCGAGCTTCGTACGCTTGTTGGGTGAGATTTTTTAGGTTAAGAAGCTTAGTGTCAATTTGTAATCGTAGTAGTTTTAAGCTGAtttttgtacataaatatgcaaataaaattttaccgattttccccacgaataaaaaataccatcAGCTTATTCCTGacagtttgtttttctttttaatattcttattttgATGACTTAACGATTCATTATGACAAGAATGATTCGTCCTGCCAGTGAATATTTAGGTAATAGACTTATccattttccaaaacaaaTTGAGAACAAAATACCAGTATTATTTTGACAGAGAACGATATCGAGATTTGATAGAAGCTGCGGATACGATAGCAGAGATGAAGCAGACTTCCGAGTGCGTTATAGCAAGGATCTGCAACATGGAGGAGACTTGTCATAAGTTGCAACAGAAATACCTTATTGGGTTTAAAATGGATCCACCGGAACAGATGTTGGAAAGGtaacaatagcgcaaaatcaTTCTTGGATACTTAGGTTGACACCAACACCCGAATTCTTGTACCCTCATTATAAATCAAATGCCAAATACATTTGTGAGTTAATAAACGTTTGTAGCAATAAGTCAAACGAAGCTTACGACTCGATAGTAATGCAAATCAAAATTCTGATGGACATACCGGAGCAAATATGGTCGGCGGTAGATACGGAGAATTTTCTACTGGCCACGCAACTGTTTCTGTTTGCTCAGCACATCAATTACAGTCTAAGGATTGAAGTTGGCAATTCGGACCTGGCTACCAAGTATCCGATAATTCTCAAACAGTGGGGCGTCATAAGCCACTTtagaaatgtaattttaacTGGGTGTAATAAGGTTCTGCAGTCGCTTGAGCTCCCAGTTGAGGTACGTGACAAtttgatatattattattacgtataAAGTGAATTCGAgtatgaagaataaaaatatatggaTCTTATCTGTCGATTTACAGTCAGCAGCCAATTGTTTAGCCTCACTGGTTCTTTTGGATGGCATGGCATCTACAGAGTTGTTGAAGAAATTGATTACTCTTCGAAGTCAAGCCGTCGAGGCCGTAATAAAAGACGAGAGCCATCTTAGCGTGAGGAATCGAATTAGCTTGAGCGTTAAGATGCTGACACACGTGATCGATCTGCTTTATTCCTGTTTTGTGGGTAAGTAAAATTACCTGATTGTGGAATTGACGGATTTTTCGTCATTCTTCAAGTTCGGTAACATCAGTTGTTGTATCTTTCTAAGAATGTCTACGtactttataaaaaaaaccatttttttttgtcatgtttCCTCTGAAACCTCATTCCCACAATCTCTACCCATACTATTCattcataaatattcatgCTGAGGAATCACGATTTCTCCGAATCTTGACCATGTGATTTCAGAGACGAACGGCAAGGAACAGGGCCTTGTGTTGCAATGTGTAGAGGAAGTAGCTGGTTCAAACGCGCCAACAACTTTGTCCCTGCTAAAGGTAGACAGGGATTTGACAGATAAATTCTTGTCACCATTCGCAAAGAGCCACAAACCGTCAACTCGGGGCGAGATTGAACCAATTCCGGAAGCggagttaaaaaataatttgacaaactGGCTCAGCTGGGTGGAGGGTTTTGTAAAACGTGAGGTCTCAAAACTGCTTGATCTAGTGACGTCGGTCAAAGGGATACACAATATCAGAGAAGAGGTTCTCGCCCTGGAAGTTCCTCAGAATTGGGAAATTATGTGCAAGAAATTATCTTTGGAAAAGACGGTAAATTTCTGGGGGGATTACTTTCAGCTGTTGCTGACCGAGCGTGTAAAGGGAATCGTGAGCATCAAGTGGGACGAAACTCTGTTCAATTTGAAGACCGACCTCTTCGACACCCTGAACAAGGTGGCCCACGATAAATGCGAGTATCCCGAGCACGATCTGAGGTGGTACATTTGGAAAGATTCCCCATCAGACATACCGCAAAAATTGAACAGGAACGGGGCCGACAACGAGCGGCTTTTGCTGATGAAGACGCGGGGCTTTTCTCCGAATTTGGCTAAACTTTGCGAGAGTTTTGACAGAAATTTGCTCAACCTGCTGCAGGATATTCACCTTTATCTTTACCAAAGTCAAAAgtcgacaacgacgacgaccgATCTCCTGGCTGTTAAAATCTCGAGCACTCTGAATAAGTTCGTAGACCGCGAAATCGTGCAGGAACAACTCCAAGTAATAAGCACGCAGAAGGTACACGAATTGTCACAGTTTATCAGGGATGAATGCCTCGTCGAAGATGCGAAGGCGGGAAAGCGGGAGGTGAACGCGATTCTGACTGCGAGGTTTTTCCAAGCACTGACTATACTCTGCCCGAGTTTGAACAAGTGTTTCACCCTTTCGAAAGTCTCGGGTATCGTTATACCGAACACGAAGTGGCAGTCGATTTGCGATACTTTGAGGGATGACAGCCTCGCCGCTTGGACAGTTTGGGCCAAGATTTTCAAACGGAAAATTCACGATCACAAGGAAGGAATTATGCCAAGGTCTCTCaacgttttgaaaatgcaAACAATGATTTGCGACTGGGAGAAAGTCACGATCGAGGAGGAGGCCGAGGAAGGGAAAAGAATGAAGTCTGAAATTTTGGTACCCTACCAACCTTCCATATCCGTGCAGAAGTTCCTGGCCGCTGTTAGCAAAGACTTGAATTCGATAATTCCTCACACGTTGCCAAAGTGAGTACTTTTGCACGCTTGCAAGCTATTTCTTATCTCTATTAATTTTGGTTGCattgtgattgaaaa
This genomic stretch from Neodiprion pinetum isolate iyNeoPine1 chromosome 6, iyNeoPine1.2, whole genome shotgun sequence harbors:
- the Cog1 gene encoding conserved oligomeric Golgi complex subunit 1 isoform X2; the encoded protein is MKQTSECVIARICNMEETCHKLQQKYLIGFKMDPPEQMLESNKSNEAYDSIVMQIKILMDIPEQIWSAVDTENFLLATQLFLFAQHINYSLRIEVGNSDLATKYPIILKQWGVISHFRNVILTGCNKVLQSLELPVESAANCLASLVLLDGMASTELLKKLITLRSQAVEAVIKDESHLSVRNRISLSVKMLTHVIDLLYSCFVETNGKEQGLVLQCVEEVAGSNAPTTLSLLKVDRDLTDKFLSPFAKSHKPSTRGEIEPIPEAELKNNLTNWLSWVEGFVKREVSKLLDLVTSVKGIHNIREEVLALEVPQNWEIMCKKLSLEKTVNFWGDYFQLLLTERVKGIVSIKWDETLFNLKTDLFDTLNKVAHDKCEYPEHDLRWYIWKDSPSDIPQKLNRNGADNERLLLMKTRGFSPNLAKLCESFDRNLLNLLQDIHLYLYQSQKSTTTTTDLLAVKISSTLNKFVDREIVQEQLQVISTQKVHELSQFIRDECLVEDAKAGKREVNAILTARFFQALTILCPSLNKCFTLSKVSGIVIPNTKWQSICDTLRDDSLAAWTVWAKIFKRKIHDHKEGIMPRSLNVLKMQTMICDWEKVTIEEEAEEGKRMKSEILVPYQPSISVQKFLAAVSKDLNSIIPHTLPKKILHEIVDTVVTELFEYYAELSKNDDLKQKQALQTLLDTKYVTLLMIPRENKKFVDKSSQICDDIQSKIDPFDLDVFYPFIHANVKKSAQRTQLIFGNLVPHSEQLLSVLGARMNPVAGDGAKGATEAPGVLAVCSGAPWFPPLTVTAPARTVPIVSIASLQDKSMRKKTPTKTHARTDSAGASIKSGAAAFFGAMGSDWFGTG
- the Cog1 gene encoding conserved oligomeric Golgi complex subunit 1 isoform X1, with the protein product MSVSWCRNDSRCVGLWNACLMVSDISWDCVDVSKSKIRVRYLKFKMPVVNLLELDIKKVFEGHTIKEVEQIQKKIQNESERKKVELRTLVGERYRDLIEAADTIAEMKQTSECVIARICNMEETCHKLQQKYLIGFKMDPPEQMLESNKSNEAYDSIVMQIKILMDIPEQIWSAVDTENFLLATQLFLFAQHINYSLRIEVGNSDLATKYPIILKQWGVISHFRNVILTGCNKVLQSLELPVESAANCLASLVLLDGMASTELLKKLITLRSQAVEAVIKDESHLSVRNRISLSVKMLTHVIDLLYSCFVETNGKEQGLVLQCVEEVAGSNAPTTLSLLKVDRDLTDKFLSPFAKSHKPSTRGEIEPIPEAELKNNLTNWLSWVEGFVKREVSKLLDLVTSVKGIHNIREEVLALEVPQNWEIMCKKLSLEKTVNFWGDYFQLLLTERVKGIVSIKWDETLFNLKTDLFDTLNKVAHDKCEYPEHDLRWYIWKDSPSDIPQKLNRNGADNERLLLMKTRGFSPNLAKLCESFDRNLLNLLQDIHLYLYQSQKSTTTTTDLLAVKISSTLNKFVDREIVQEQLQVISTQKVHELSQFIRDECLVEDAKAGKREVNAILTARFFQALTILCPSLNKCFTLSKVSGIVIPNTKWQSICDTLRDDSLAAWTVWAKIFKRKIHDHKEGIMPRSLNVLKMQTMICDWEKVTIEEEAEEGKRMKSEILVPYQPSISVQKFLAAVSKDLNSIIPHTLPKKILHEIVDTVVTELFEYYAELSKNDDLKQKQALQTLLDTKYVTLLMIPRENKKFVDKSSQICDDIQSKIDPFDLDVFYPFIHANVKKSAQRTQLIFGNLVPHSEQLLSVLGARMNPVAGDGAKGATEAPGVLAVCSGAPWFPPLTVTAPARTVPIVSIASLQDKSMRKKTPTKTHARTDSAGASIKSGAAAFFGAMGSDWFGTG